One Armatimonadota bacterium genomic window, CGATGACATGGGGAAAACTTGGTCGAAGCCGCAAACCATCCCCATGGCTCGAAGCCCCTACGACCACCCTGATTCGAAAGTGCCCTCCAATTGGATTGTCTGGCAGAAGCCAATAAAAGATTTGAAGGGCAAGTGGTTTACAGGCTTTACCCGCTGGGTCAGCAAGGCTGTGCGAACCCCTCCGCATAACAACTCTTGGACCGCATGGGAAAGCGTGGTTGAGTTCATGCGCTTTGAGAACATAGATGAAAATCCTGAGCCCAAGGATATCGAAATTACGTATTCCGCTTGGGGTAACAATGCGCTCCGAGTCCCTCATTACAGCAATCCCCTTCTAAGCATTGTCCAAGAGCCGAGTTTGGTGCGACTTCCTGATAAGCGGTTGTTTTGCACAATGCGCACAATGTCTGGTTATATTTGGTACAGCATTTCCAACGATGACGGTTTCAATTGGTGCAATCCACGGCCACTCCTCAGGCGCGACCATGGCCTTCCGATACTCCAGCCGCTCTGTTGCTGCCCGATATACGAGTATTCAGAAGGCAGGTACATCCTCCTTCATCACAACAACGATGGTCGTGTGGATGGCCACCAGCCTGAAGAGACGAAATTCAACCGCCGCCCCGCGTTTATCGCCCTAGGTGAGTACCGTCCAAATGCTGAACAGCCGATTTGGTTCAGCCAGTCAAAGCAGTTAATGGATAACGACGGGCATGGCATTGGCCCGCTGAACCGCCTCGATATCGGAGTCTATCCAAGTGTAACGAAACGCAATAATAACTTTGTGCTCTGGCACCCAGACCGCAAGTTTTTCTTGCTAGGCAAAAAGATAACCGATGAATGGCTGTCTGATTTGGAGGTACCTGCCTGAATTGCTGCGTTTGACTACAGCCTTCGCCTGCTTGGTTCTAATGGCATTAACCTCATCCAAAGGAGTGTTCTCTATGGGTTATATGCTCGATGCCGTGCCGTGCGGTTATTACCTTTATGCTTATGACGATTGCGGCATCGAGGGTAGACAGCCGCATGTTAGGATGGACGACTGCTATCTCTGGACCTTCAATACTAGCGATACAGACGCTGATTTGAAGTCTAGGTCGGCGGTCTTCAGCTACAAAAAGATAAACGCCGTATATGAAAATCTTAATCCACAGCTTGATTATGTTGTTGCCGTAACTTATGCGAATGACCACGTATACAACCGAGTGCAAAGCATGTGGGCGGATGGCATCGAGCTCCATGGTCCATATGCGCTTCCAAAGGCGAAGGCAGTCCGTCTTATATGCAAAATACCCCCAGAGGCTACAAGTGATGGTAAGGTAACGCTGGAGTGGAGAATTCACGGCGAGGTTAACGCCACGGTCTCGATAATTGAACTTTGGGCTTCATCTCCACCGCCAGGGCCATCCATTCGCTTTGGGTCTATTTTCGGCACTCAGACCGAGTTAATCGGCAAAATACTGAATTTGAGCTATGATGGCATTGAGGGCGTTAATGTCAAGCTGACCTCGGCTGACAAACCTAGCATAGTATTAGAAACTACCACTGGAGTTGACGGCTCTTTCAGTTTCGACCGACAGCAGGTTGAGCGATTGGAGGGGGATGTTCGCATCACGGCGAACTTTGAAGGGTCAAAGATTGAGAAGGTCTTGGCTTCTAAGGACCTATTCTTCGACCCTATTCACTTCAGGCCGATTCCCGTCAAGGTGGGCGGATTGAAAAGCAACCACCTGCTACTTGACGGCACCTGGCGCATCAATCCCAACCCGCCTGAGGACAAGCGCCCGCTTCCAATGGACAGCACCCTTTGGGGCGATGTAAAAGTTCCTGGTCAATGGCTCCAGCAAGGATACGATATCCCTCAGGATAAGCCGGTTGCAATGGCGCTCGAGTTTGTAATCCCACAAGAGTGGGCTGGCCATCGCATCTTTCTGCGGTTCGATGCAGTTCATGCCGGAACTGATTACTGGCTAAACGGGCGGTATTTAGGCTACAGCGAGAATCTGTTTACGCCTGTCGAATGGGAGATAACAAAATTCGCCCATGTCGGCATGACAAACCGCCTTGACCTTCGCATGATTGTCGCAACCGTTTCTGAGGCACTTTCGTATTCTTCGGGGTATGCATTCCACAACCTGGGCGGTATTGATCGCTCGGTGCATTTGTTTGCACTGCCGGCAGTCCATATCAGAAGCCTGCATTTGAATACAGACCTTGACAAAGATTATAAAGATGCCGACCTCAAGCTTGCTTTTTCTTTAGACGGCGCACCAAACCACGCGGGCATGGCGCTTAATATCCTTCTTTTCTCGCCCCAAGGAAAGCAAATCAACCATTCCCTTCCAAAGCTTGACCTTGTGCCTGGGCAGACTGATTTTGAGGTGGCTACTCATGTCAAAAATCCGCTCAAATGGAGCGCCGAGAAACCCAATCTCTACCGCCTGGTGCTCGAACTCATGGATGGCGAAAATCTGGTTGAGCGGATTGAGCGCAGCGTCGGCTTTCGCAAGATTGAATGGCACGACAAACAGCTTTTCATCAATGGCAAGCGCATCAAGCTGGCTGGTGCATGCCATCATGAAGTTGACCCACTGACGGGTCGGGCGGATACCATGCGCCATGCCGAAGAGGACGTTCGCTTGCTTAAAGCAGTGAACTTGAATTATATCCGAACGTCTCATTACCCGTCGACCAACGAGCTGCTCGATGCCGCTGACCGATTGGGGATGTATGTCGAGGTGGAGGCGCCATTCTGCTGGGTAGGCCCTCGGGATGATATGGAGTGCCTGCGGCAAATACTCGTACCAACGTCAGCAATGGTTGACTACTGCCACGCACACCCCAGTGTGATTATCTGGTCGCTTGCCAATGAATCACATTTTAATGAGTTTTTTGAAGTCTCAAATAAGCTTATAAAGCATCTAGACCCTACGCGCCCCACGACATTCAACAACCCAGACCCAAAAGAAATCTGCGATATCGAGAATTACCATTACCCTCCGATGCCTTGGCATGAGCAGTTTAAAGATCGCTCACGTCCCATCCTCTTTGGCGAGTATTGGTTTCCAGTTTGCCATGAGCAGACCGACGTCATGATCAACCCTGGCTTGCGAGAATATTTTGGCCGCGGCCATGCCGACCCCGATTCGAAGTTTGCAAGGGAAATAGCGGCAGAATATGACCTTCCGGTCATGAAGCCGTGCGCAAAGCCTGGCGCATGGAGCGGTATCTATCACTCCGAACACATTGTAGGTGGAGCGATATGGGCTTCCCACGACGATGCCTTCTATTTCCCCGATGGAAAGCATTGCGGATATGCTTGGCATCACGGCTTTTGGGGCTTAATTGATGTCTGGCGCCGTCCGAAGCCTGAATGGTATCTTGCACGACTTATCTTCAGCCCTGTTTGTTTTCCAGCTAGTCGTGTGGACTATATCCCTGGCGAGGAGTCTGTGTGCGTTCCAGTGGAGAATCGCTATTCTTTCACAAATTTGTCGGAACTAAAAGTAACCTGGGAAGTTTGCGGTAAATCAGGAATCATAAAAGCTAGCATTCCCCCTTCTTCGATTGGAAATATTGAGATTCCAATCCCAAAGGGAACTCCGATGGGCGAAAGTGTCATCCTGCGAGCTTGGGATAAAAATGGCAATTTGGTTAATGCCCGTTCGATTCAGCTGGGTGAAATTGAGCAAAAACCTCTGCCAAGAAGTAAGGCGGGCCCGCCGAAATGGCAGGATGACGGGAAAACAATCGTTGTTTGGGGCAGAGGATTTTCGCTGGTTCTCGACCGCACTCTAGGTGATTTCGCAGTCAATGATAAACGGCATGATGCTCCTATCACTGCATTTCCTTCCATCCACCTGACTAGATATGATTTTGGGGATTTAGCAGGTCCAAACTCACCGCCCTGCGCGGTATTCCCCGACAGCAAAACCAGAGTTGTTGAGGAGGTCTCCGCCGAGGAGACGCAGGAAGGCCTAAAGCTCACTGTTCGCGACCGCTATGAAGGTTTTGCAGGTTGGACCAGCTGGCTTGTAGATAAAGAAGGCATGGGGCGAATTACTTATGACTATATCTACTTAGGCGACGAGATGAATATGCGGGAGCTAGGCGCAAAGCTTCTCCTAAAGCCTGAATGCGACGAGATAAGATGGCGCCGATGGTCGGAGTGGGGAAATGTATTCCCCGAGGATTGCATTCTTAGACCTGAGGGTAGCGCAAGGGCCCGCCGCGACTCAAGGTGGGGAGAGGAAGCGTGGAATAAGAAGCCAGCTTGGCCTTGGTCGCTCGACCAAACTGAGCTTGGAACTGCGGACTTCCGCTCGGTAAAGTTCGATATATATGAAGCATCGCTAGAATCGCCGGATAGGAAAGGTATCAAAGTTCACGCCAATGCCGACGTTCATGTGCGCCCCGCACTTTCGAAAGACGGCGTCTGGATGCATATCTTGTCTCAGTGTCGTCTTGGCCAGGTTTTACTAAAAAAGGGCGACCGGCTTTCAGGCGAGTATGTTGTGGAGGTTGTGAAATGATAAAGGGGTCGGCGTTGCTAATCACATTGACCTTGCTTTTATTCCACAGTATGGGGGTTGCTGGCAATATGGAAGCTGAGATTGTTACAAAAGGCAAAACTAACTGGCGGATAGTCAATGTGTCAGATGGCGAAGTCTGCAAGTTTGCGGCAGGCGAACTGCAGAGATATCTAAAAGAGATAAGCGGCTGTGAACTGCCGATAGGTTCGGGCGACGGTCCTGCGATTGTGCTAGGCCTCCGCACTGACCTTTCTTCGGACGATGATATGCTTCTGCCAGACCCAGCGGTTGGTTTTGATGGCTATGCTTTGGCAATAACCTCGGACAAAATTGTTGTTGGCGGCGACAACGAACGCGGCGTTGTTTATGGCGTTTATGACCTCTTGGAGCGCATCGGTTGCCGATGGTTTTATCCTCAGCAGGACCCCAAAGATGTTGAGGTTGTTCCTCGCCTAAGTACTGTTCGTTTGGAAGTTGGTAAAACTGCGATTGCCTCACCTATCGAATACCGTATTTGCAATGCGAGCTCTTTCTTTTTTGAAGTTAATCCCTCAGCAATGAAAGCCCAGCTCGACGTTGCCATGAAAGCACGGTATAACGGCATGGGCTGGCAGTGTGACCACCGGACTCCCGTAGGCGAACAATATAAACAGATGGAGGCTGGGGGCGTCATTAAAGAGATAAAGAAGCGAGGCATGATTCTTCATGGTCCGGCACACAGTTATCCCCATTTCCTTCCGAATGACCTCTACAACGAACATCCAGAATGGTTTGGAATGCGTAATGGAAAGCGTGTTAAGCAGGAGTTTGCCGGCTCGCAGTTCTGCCTTTCAAACCCTGAGGCTCGGCAAATGTTCATTAAAAATGCTGAGAAATTTGTGCTGGAGAGCCCTGGACTGGACATTTTTTGCCCGCTTCCATTCGATGGTGGACAGTTCTGCGAATGCCCCGAATGCTCCAAATCAACGCCAGCTGACCTGATGTTCGTGCTGATGAACGAGCTAATTGAGCGGCTTTCGGTAAGTGCGCCGAAGTTGCTGGTCGAGACTTACGGCGGCTACAACCCAAAAGAGCCGCCAGAAAAGGTGAAGCCCCATCCAAAGCTGCGAATCATTTGGGCTCACTGGGGGCGCTATCATGGCTATGGGTATGACGATGCAAGATATGACCTTAAAGATAATTTGGAGAAGTGGCGCAAGTCTGCACCAGGTGGATTCACCCTCTGTCAGTATTATACCGATAACTTTGCAACTCCATGGATATCCGCACCTTATGCGATTGTCATTAAGGGCGATAGGCGGTATATCCTAAGTAGCGGCGTCAAAGGTGTATATGTGCTTCATTGGGCGAAGGGATATTGGTGGAACCACGGCCTGAATAGCTATATGGCTGGTAGGTGCTTCTACGACGTTTCTCTCGACCCATATGACCTAATTCGAGACTATGCCGTGTACTATTTTGGCGAGAATGCTGGTCCACTGCTGTCAGCCTACTACACTCAATGGGCAACGAATATAGATTTGCCTTATCATGTGAGGGATGGGACCAGCGAGTCGGACCGCAAATTGCTTGCCGAACAGCGCCGCCTCTGGATAAACCCGGCGGTCGAGGCAGTTAAAGACGATCCCCTGCTATCTCACCGTGTTGGCAAGGTTGACAAGCTTCACCGTGTGGCTGAAATGCTGGCGGAGGCGCATCGCATGCGGGAGGAGGTTGCCGAACTGCGCAAAGCGGGCGACATCAAAGGGGCTAGGAAGCTGCTGGAAAAGGCAAAGGCATACACAGATGAAGTTCTCGCTTATATGGCATCCGTTGCCGACCTGGGCGAGGGCTTAATTGACCGCAATGAGGTTTCTGGTTTTATTACCCTAGGGGTCAAGAGATGGATTGAAGAAGAGGAAAAGGCGATTGGGGGGATTGCAAAGTAAAGCCGCTTGCTTTTTAATTAAAACCAATGGTTTTTGCTAATGAGAGGTGTTTGCTTTTAAGCAAGCGCTAATCTTTATCGGCGGTTAAAGAAATTACAGGCAGAGAGTTATTTGGAGGGTTAGTATGCGATTTCCAAAGTACGGATTAGTAGTCTTGTTGGCATTTACAATTCTGCCACTTGCAGCACTCAGCGGACAAAATACCGAAAGGATTCCAACGGTCCAAGAGGCTATTAACTCGCGGCGAGATATATGGGGCGAATTGGCGATGAAACAGCCTAATGGGCCAAGCTATGAGTTTTTCGAAAAGCTTCTTCCACCCCTCAGGTATGTCAGTGCCACATTTGAGCACTACCCAATAGTGCTCTGCGCACCTAGTGGAAAAGTAAAGGCAAGGTTGGTTAGCAATGGGAGCTCGGTCAACGCCTTAGCCCGCACTCTAACTTGGCGCTCTGAAGCCGGCAATCCCGTTATCTTCTATGTTGGAAGGGATGAGGAAGTCTTCGGCAAGGACCTTAGCAAACTCGACGGCCCTAAGTACGAGAAAGGTTACCTCCCGATTGTTCACAACCGCTACCGCCATGCTGGCGTCACCATAGAACAAGAGGCATTCGCATGTGTTGAGCCGCCATATTCTGATAGCGGCGTCGTGTTCTTGAGCTTCAAAGGAAGCGGCAAATTGGTGGCGTTGCTCACAATGACCACAAATGCGGTTATGTATCCCAAAAATGGGGTACTTCGCAATTCCGAAGGCGGCGCTGTGTTGTGGTTTGGCAAGGGATGGAAATGGGAGCCTGGAGGCCAGAGATTGGTTACTGAGCTGTCTCCTATTAGGCCGGCACTGCTAGCTGTTCCAACAAAGCCTATAAAAGA contains:
- a CDS encoding glycoside hydrolase family 2 TIM barrel-domain containing protein, which codes for MGYMLDAVPCGYYLYAYDDCGIEGRQPHVRMDDCYLWTFNTSDTDADLKSRSAVFSYKKINAVYENLNPQLDYVVAVTYANDHVYNRVQSMWADGIELHGPYALPKAKAVRLICKIPPEATSDGKVTLEWRIHGEVNATVSIIELWASSPPPGPSIRFGSIFGTQTELIGKILNLSYDGIEGVNVKLTSADKPSIVLETTTGVDGSFSFDRQQVERLEGDVRITANFEGSKIEKVLASKDLFFDPIHFRPIPVKVGGLKSNHLLLDGTWRINPNPPEDKRPLPMDSTLWGDVKVPGQWLQQGYDIPQDKPVAMALEFVIPQEWAGHRIFLRFDAVHAGTDYWLNGRYLGYSENLFTPVEWEITKFAHVGMTNRLDLRMIVATVSEALSYSSGYAFHNLGGIDRSVHLFALPAVHIRSLHLNTDLDKDYKDADLKLAFSLDGAPNHAGMALNILLFSPQGKQINHSLPKLDLVPGQTDFEVATHVKNPLKWSAEKPNLYRLVLELMDGENLVERIERSVGFRKIEWHDKQLFINGKRIKLAGACHHEVDPLTGRADTMRHAEEDVRLLKAVNLNYIRTSHYPSTNELLDAADRLGMYVEVEAPFCWVGPRDDMECLRQILVPTSAMVDYCHAHPSVIIWSLANESHFNEFFEVSNKLIKHLDPTRPTTFNNPDPKEICDIENYHYPPMPWHEQFKDRSRPILFGEYWFPVCHEQTDVMINPGLREYFGRGHADPDSKFAREIAAEYDLPVMKPCAKPGAWSGIYHSEHIVGGAIWASHDDAFYFPDGKHCGYAWHHGFWGLIDVWRRPKPEWYLARLIFSPVCFPASRVDYIPGEESVCVPVENRYSFTNLSELKVTWEVCGKSGIIKASIPPSSIGNIEIPIPKGTPMGESVILRAWDKNGNLVNARSIQLGEIEQKPLPRSKAGPPKWQDDGKTIVVWGRGFSLVLDRTLGDFAVNDKRHDAPITAFPSIHLTRYDFGDLAGPNSPPCAVFPDSKTRVVEEVSAEETQEGLKLTVRDRYEGFAGWTSWLVDKEGMGRITYDYIYLGDEMNMRELGAKLLLKPECDEIRWRRWSEWGNVFPEDCILRPEGSARARRDSRWGEEAWNKKPAWPWSLDQTELGTADFRSVKFDIYEASLESPDRKGIKVHANADVHVRPALSKDGVWMHILSQCRLGQVLLKKGDRLSGEYVVEVVK
- a CDS encoding DUF4838 domain-containing protein, which codes for MIKGSALLITLTLLLFHSMGVAGNMEAEIVTKGKTNWRIVNVSDGEVCKFAAGELQRYLKEISGCELPIGSGDGPAIVLGLRTDLSSDDDMLLPDPAVGFDGYALAITSDKIVVGGDNERGVVYGVYDLLERIGCRWFYPQQDPKDVEVVPRLSTVRLEVGKTAIASPIEYRICNASSFFFEVNPSAMKAQLDVAMKARYNGMGWQCDHRTPVGEQYKQMEAGGVIKEIKKRGMILHGPAHSYPHFLPNDLYNEHPEWFGMRNGKRVKQEFAGSQFCLSNPEARQMFIKNAEKFVLESPGLDIFCPLPFDGGQFCECPECSKSTPADLMFVLMNELIERLSVSAPKLLVETYGGYNPKEPPEKVKPHPKLRIIWAHWGRYHGYGYDDARYDLKDNLEKWRKSAPGGFTLCQYYTDNFATPWISAPYAIVIKGDRRYILSSGVKGVYVLHWAKGYWWNHGLNSYMAGRCFYDVSLDPYDLIRDYAVYYFGENAGPLLSAYYTQWATNIDLPYHVRDGTSESDRKLLAEQRRLWINPAVEAVKDDPLLSHRVGKVDKLHRVAEMLAEAHRMREEVAELRKAGDIKGARKLLEKAKAYTDEVLAYMASVADLGEGLIDRNEVSGFITLGVKRWIEEEEKAIGGIAK
- a CDS encoding sialidase family protein yields the protein MYVIYNQYQGIDDVIHQHTGTMDCIYSDDMGKTWSKPQTIPMARSPYDHPDSKVPSNWIVWQKPIKDLKGKWFTGFTRWVSKAVRTPPHNNSWTAWESVVEFMRFENIDENPEPKDIEITYSAWGNNALRVPHYSNPLLSIVQEPSLVRLPDKRLFCTMRTMSGYIWYSISNDDGFNWCNPRPLLRRDHGLPILQPLCCCPIYEYSEGRYILLHHNNDGRVDGHQPEETKFNRRPAFIALGEYRPNAEQPIWFSQSKQLMDNDGHGIGPLNRLDIGVYPSVTKRNNNFVLWHPDRKFFLLGKKITDEWLSDLEVPA